In the Juglans microcarpa x Juglans regia isolate MS1-56 chromosome 6D, Jm3101_v1.0, whole genome shotgun sequence genome, one interval contains:
- the LOC121233958 gene encoding protein DOG1-like 4 — translation MSSFTNFYETWFDHLRQLLNQLSASPRPPSTPDQQRDLVHLVRKVMSHYSDYYRVKSLAAHRDVVSVLAAPWATSLERSLRWIGGWRPTTAFHLVYTESSIRFESHMVDILRGLSTGDLGDLSPSQFRLISDLQCETVTEENAITDELSEWQDGASEFLVEIANMEEKIGRLISVIEKADDLRLRTVQRLVELLTPHQAVEFFIAAAELQFGIRGWGINQDRQRTNGD, via the exons ATGAGTAGCTTCACCAACTTCTACGAAACCTGGTTCGACCACCTGCGCCAGCTGTTGAACCAGCTCTCCGCATCCCCAAGACCCCCCTCCACCCCCGACCAGCAACGCGATCTCGTCCACCTCGTCCGCAAGGTTATGTCCCACTACTCTGATTACTACCGGGTCAAATCCCTCGCAGCACATCGCGACGTCGTCTCGGTCCTCGCTGCCCCATGGGCCACCTCGCTGGAGCGGTCACTCCGCTGGATCGGAGGGTGGCGCCCCACCACCGCCTTTCACCTCGTCTACACCGAATCCTCCATTCGCTTTGAGTCCCACATGGTCGATATCCTCCGCGGACTGAGCACCGGCGACCTCGGCGATCTCTCCCCCTCTCAGTTCCGCCTAATAAGCGACTTACAGTGTGAAACA GTAACGGAAGAAAATGCAATAACGGATGAGCTATCAGAGTGGCAGGACGGCGCGAGTGAGTTCCTTGTCGAGATTGCAAACATGGAGGAGAAGATCGGACGGCTGATTAGCGTTATAGAAAAGGCTGATGATCTACGGCTGAGAACGGTGCAGAGGTTAGTGGAGTTGCTGACGCCACATCAAGCTGTGGAGTTCTTCATTGCAGCCGCTGAGTTGCAGTTTGGAATCCGTGGTTGGGGAATAAATCAGGACCGTCAGCGTACCAACGGTGATTAA
- the LOC121235125 gene encoding tubby-like F-box protein 7 encodes MSLRRSIFSRRFSKSFKELNEKSGRVRDSDEDAVGSGSGRGGGAAGQPEGSWAGMLPELLAEIIQRVERSEGHWPLRQNVVSCACVCKRWRQITKEIVRSPSLTGLITFPSCLKQPGPHDLPHQCLIKRNKKTSTFYLYLALTPSFTDKGKFLLAARRYRNGAHTEYIISLDADDLSQGSNAYVGKLSSDFLGTNFAIYDSQPPHIGAKPSSSRGSRRFASKQISPQVPAGNFEIGQVSYKFNLLKPRGPRRMACSLKCSSQGETAYVKSLDNSKMKKPESAASGNTILRNKAPRWHEHLQCWCLNFHGRVTVASVKNFQLVAIADQSQPGEKGDEETVLLQFGKVGDDTFTMDYRQPLSAFQAFAICLTSFGTKLACE; translated from the exons ATGTCACTGAGGAGGTCCATTTTCTCTCGTAGATTCTCTAAGTCGTTCAAGGAACTGAACGAGAAAAGTGGGCGCGTTCGCGACTCGGATGAGGACGCGGTTGGCTCGGGGTCTGGGCGGGGAGGAGGGGCGGCAGGCCAGCCCGAAGGCTCATGGGCAGGAATGCTCCCGGAGCTACTGGCGGAGATCATTCAGCGGGTGGAGAGGAGCGAGGGCCACTGGCCCCTCCGCCAAAACGTCGTCTCTTGTGCCTGCGTCTGCAAGCGGTGGAGACAGATCACCAAAGAAATCGTTCGGTCGCCTTCCCTCACTGGCTTAATCACTTTCCCTTCTTGCCTCAAACAG CCGGGACCGCATGACCTTCCACACCAATGCCTTATAAAACGGAACAAGAAGACTTCAACTTTTTACCTTTATCTTGCCCTTACTCCAT CATTCACAGATAAGGGGAAGTTTCTCCTGGCAGCACGGAGGTATAGGAATGGTGCTCACACTGAGTATATTATATCACTCGATGCTGATGACCTATCACAAGGGAGTAATGCTTACGTTGGAAAGTTAAG CTCGGACTTTCTTGGCACGAATTTTGCAATCTATGATAGCCAGCCACCACACATTGGTGCAAAACCCTCAAGCAGCAGAGGCAGCCGCCGTTTTGCAAGCAAGCAAATTAGCCCCCAAGTTCCTGCTGGCAACTTTGAGATAGGGCAGGTGTCTTACAAATTCAACCTTTTGAAACCTAGAGGTCCAAGGAGAATGGCTTGTTCACTGAAGTGTTCATCACAAGGAGAAACTGCCTACGTCAAGTCTCTAGACAACTCCAAGATGAAGAAACCTGAATCTGCTGCTTCCGGAAATACAATTTTGAGGAACAAAGCTCCTAGGTGGCATGAGCATTTGCAGTGCTGGTGTTTAAATTTCCATGGTCGGGTGACAGTAGCATCAGTGAAGAATTTTCAACTGGTTGCAATTGCAGATCAAAGTCAGCCGGGAGAAAAAGGAGACGAGGAAACAGTTCTCCTTCAGTTTGGGAAAGTAGGGGATGATACCTTCACCATGGATTACAGGCAGCCTTTGTCAGCTTTTCAGGCATTTGCAATTTGCCTAACAAGCTTCGGTACGAAACTGGCGTGCGAGTAG